A genomic stretch from Haloarchaeobius amylolyticus includes:
- the lysA gene encoding diaminopimelate decarboxylase has protein sequence MSGEVARADGAAPDGGASIRRLADWDADSLRDFAAEYGSPLYVLDLDRVRENYRRLDAAFPQADVFYAAKANTLGRCLATLHDEGAGIECASAGEVARALDAGVPGHRVQYTAVNPPAADLTTVVGLWQDYPELTVTVGAADTLDRLELRGYDGRLCLRVNPGVGAGHHEKVQTGADAKFGVPYDEAADLLAEAADRGFDVVGIHAHAGSGISGEEDLANHRELVSRMGDLARDAPVALEFVDVGGGFGVPYHEDEEPLDLDAVAEATREALGEVDATLQVEPGRYLVADAGVLLTTVNTVKETPDTTVVGLDAGMTTLLRPAMYDAYHAMRNIDAEEREGETVDQTVVGPICESSDAFCSNRPLPAPERDDIVAIGNAGAYGYEMASHYNSRPRPATITLADGAASLARRRETIADITRQEVSE, from the coding sequence ATGAGCGGCGAGGTCGCGCGGGCCGACGGAGCGGCCCCCGACGGCGGTGCCAGCATCCGGCGGCTCGCCGACTGGGACGCCGACAGCCTGCGCGACTTCGCCGCCGAGTACGGCAGCCCGCTCTACGTGCTGGACCTCGACCGGGTGCGCGAGAACTATCGCCGGCTCGACGCGGCCTTCCCCCAGGCCGACGTGTTCTACGCCGCGAAGGCGAACACGCTCGGCCGGTGTCTCGCGACCCTGCACGACGAGGGCGCGGGCATCGAGTGCGCCAGCGCCGGCGAGGTCGCCCGCGCGCTCGACGCCGGGGTTCCCGGCCACCGGGTCCAGTACACCGCGGTCAACCCGCCCGCCGCGGACCTGACCACCGTGGTCGGCCTCTGGCAGGACTACCCCGAGCTGACGGTCACGGTGGGCGCGGCCGACACCCTCGACCGGCTCGAGTTGCGGGGGTACGACGGCCGGCTCTGCCTGCGGGTGAACCCGGGCGTCGGCGCGGGCCACCACGAGAAGGTCCAGACCGGCGCGGACGCCAAGTTCGGCGTCCCCTACGACGAGGCAGCGGACCTGCTCGCCGAGGCCGCCGACCGCGGCTTCGACGTGGTCGGTATCCACGCCCACGCCGGGTCGGGCATCTCCGGCGAGGAGGACCTCGCGAACCACCGCGAACTCGTCTCGCGGATGGGCGACCTTGCGCGTGATGCGCCGGTCGCCCTGGAGTTCGTGGACGTGGGCGGCGGCTTCGGCGTCCCGTACCACGAGGACGAGGAGCCCCTCGACCTCGACGCGGTGGCCGAGGCCACCCGCGAGGCACTGGGCGAGGTCGACGCGACGCTCCAGGTCGAACCGGGGCGCTACCTCGTCGCCGACGCGGGCGTCCTGCTCACGACCGTCAACACGGTCAAGGAGACGCCCGACACCACCGTGGTCGGCCTCGACGCCGGGATGACGACGCTGCTTCGCCCGGCGATGTACGACGCCTACCACGCCATGCGGAACATCGACGCGGAAGAACGCGAAGGGGAGACCGTCGACCAGACGGTCGTCGGCCCCATCTGCGAGAGTTCGGACGCGTTCTGTTCGAATCGACCGCTCCCTGCACCGGAGCGAGACGACATCGTCGCCATCGGGAACGCCGGCGCGTACGGCTACGAGATGGCGAGTCACTACAACTCCCGCCCGCGGCCAGCCACCATCACGCTAGCGGACGGGGCGGCGTCGCTCGCGCGACGTCGGGAGACCATCGCGGACATCACGCGACAGGAGGTATCAGAATGA
- a CDS encoding 2,3,4,5-tetrahydropyridine-2,6-dicarboxylate N-succinyltransferase: MSLESDIDDLWHRHQTDDLDADDPDAHEVLHELLAALEAGEVRAAEKRGGEWEANAWVKQGVLLNFALHDIQQYEHGGVVYNDVLPLQDTSDLGERGSRNTPDGTVVRAGAHIGSDCIMMSPSFVNIGAHVGDGTLVDSCDTVGSCAQIGENVKLGANTLIGGVLEPVEGAPVVVEDGVSLGAGCRVTSGFVVGEDSVVGENTLLTPRIPVYDLVDEEVYYGELPPERRAFQRFVESSLGDHDLIPGGAYKPAVVATGLEAETLEATQREEVLRE; this comes from the coding sequence ATGAGCCTGGAATCCGACATCGACGACCTGTGGCACCGACACCAGACAGACGACCTCGACGCCGACGACCCCGACGCACACGAGGTCCTGCACGAACTCCTCGCCGCGCTCGAGGCCGGCGAGGTCCGTGCCGCCGAGAAGCGCGGCGGCGAGTGGGAGGCGAACGCGTGGGTCAAGCAGGGCGTCCTGCTCAACTTCGCGCTCCACGACATCCAGCAGTACGAGCACGGCGGCGTCGTCTACAACGACGTGCTGCCCCTGCAGGACACGTCGGACCTCGGTGAGCGCGGGAGCCGCAACACGCCCGACGGGACCGTCGTCCGCGCCGGGGCACACATCGGCTCGGACTGCATCATGATGAGCCCGAGCTTCGTGAACATCGGCGCCCACGTCGGCGACGGGACGCTGGTCGACTCGTGTGACACGGTCGGCTCCTGCGCCCAGATCGGCGAGAACGTCAAGCTCGGCGCGAACACGCTCATCGGCGGCGTCCTCGAACCGGTCGAGGGCGCACCCGTTGTGGTCGAGGACGGCGTCTCGCTCGGCGCGGGCTGCCGGGTCACCTCCGGCTTCGTCGTCGGCGAGGACTCGGTCGTGGGCGAGAACACCCTGCTCACGCCGCGCATCCCCGTCTACGACCTCGTGGACGAGGAGGTGTACTACGGCGAACTGCCGCCGGAGCGCCGTGCGTTCCAGCGCTTCGTCGAGTCCTCGCTGGGCGACCACGACCTCATCCCGGGCGGCGCGTACAAGCCCGCGGTCGTGGCGACCGGCCTCGAGGCCGAGACGCTCGAAGCGACCCAGCGCGAGGAGGTGCTGCGCGAATGA
- the dapF gene encoding diaminopimelate epimerase, which produces MSISQRTVEYRKYNGTGNDFIVVDADEYVPDRFAFATRNCDRQDGVAGTDESSVQRNDMGTTGADGVLFLHLEDKYSPPRVVMTLVQPDGSTAEMCGNGARVAAEWAMEQTGAREVMIDTQAGTRHARQVGDDISIEMGEPSFRPEVVPLSQDEPLVEQQLAGYQVTGINTGVPHAVVFVEDVDDVDLDADAPPIRHHDVFPEGANVTFASERDDGGYDQRTFERGVEGETRSCGTGAVAIAAVAKYLGKLAAEEVHVSPPGGDLTVEVPDDGPAVLRGPVVHEFDGKASITPPSAD; this is translated from the coding sequence ATGAGCATCTCACAACGAACCGTCGAGTATCGGAAGTACAACGGCACCGGCAACGACTTCATCGTGGTAGACGCGGACGAGTACGTCCCGGACCGCTTCGCCTTCGCGACGCGGAACTGCGACCGCCAGGACGGCGTCGCCGGCACCGACGAATCCAGCGTCCAGCGCAACGACATGGGAACGACGGGCGCCGACGGCGTCCTCTTCTTGCATCTCGAGGACAAGTACAGCCCACCACGCGTGGTCATGACGCTCGTCCAGCCGGACGGCTCCACCGCGGAGATGTGCGGCAACGGGGCGCGCGTCGCCGCCGAGTGGGCCATGGAACAGACCGGCGCCCGCGAGGTCATGATCGACACGCAGGCGGGCACCCGCCACGCCCGGCAGGTCGGCGACGACATCTCCATCGAGATGGGCGAGCCGTCGTTCCGGCCCGAGGTCGTCCCGCTCTCGCAGGACGAGCCGCTGGTCGAACAGCAGCTCGCGGGCTACCAGGTGACGGGCATCAACACGGGGGTCCCCCACGCCGTCGTCTTTGTCGAGGACGTCGACGACGTCGACCTCGACGCCGACGCGCCGCCCATCCGCCACCACGACGTGTTCCCGGAGGGCGCGAACGTCACCTTCGCCTCCGAGCGCGACGACGGCGGCTACGACCAGCGCACCTTCGAGCGCGGCGTCGAGGGCGAGACGCGGTCCTGTGGGACGGGCGCGGTCGCCATCGCGGCGGTCGCGAAGTACCTGGGCAAGCTCGCGGCCGAGGAGGTCCACGTCTCCCCGCCCGGTGGCGACCTCACGGTCGAGGTGCCGGACGACGGCCCCGCGGTGCTGCGCGGCCCGGTCGTCCACGAGTTCGACGGAAAGGCGTCCATCACGCCGCCGTCTGCCGACTGA
- the dapA gene encoding 4-hydroxy-tetrahydrodipicolinate synthase: protein MTDIDFSGVYPAITTPFHADGSIDFETLRANVTRLETAGVDGIVPVGSTGESATLSHDEHIEVVEAVVDEAEEIPVIAGSGSNNTAEALSLSQRSVEAGADALLLISPYYNKPEQRGFVEHYEAIADAVDAPQIVYNVPSRTGQNIEAGTAVELASHENIAGFKAASGDLGQITEIVERTRDEDFAVLSGDDALTLPMLSVGATGTISVSANIEPERTCAMVGAALAGDYERAQALHHELGPLFRALFWETNPIPVKEAMRIRGYSEAHMRSPLTRLSEEYVEPLADILDELDSDMVREEPAEVGN, encoded by the coding sequence ATGACAGACATCGATTTCAGCGGCGTCTATCCCGCCATCACCACACCGTTCCACGCGGACGGGAGCATCGACTTCGAGACACTGCGAGCGAACGTCACCCGGCTGGAGACGGCCGGCGTCGACGGCATCGTGCCCGTCGGCTCCACCGGCGAATCGGCCACGCTCAGCCACGACGAGCACATCGAGGTCGTCGAGGCCGTGGTCGACGAGGCCGAGGAGATACCCGTCATCGCGGGCTCGGGGTCGAACAACACGGCAGAGGCGCTGTCGCTCTCCCAGCGGTCGGTCGAGGCGGGCGCGGACGCCCTGTTACTCATCTCGCCGTACTACAACAAGCCCGAACAGCGCGGTTTCGTCGAGCACTACGAGGCGATCGCGGACGCGGTGGACGCGCCACAGATCGTCTACAACGTCCCCTCGCGGACGGGCCAGAACATCGAGGCCGGGACCGCGGTCGAGCTGGCGAGCCACGAGAACATCGCCGGGTTCAAGGCCGCCTCCGGTGACCTCGGCCAGATCACCGAGATCGTCGAGCGCACCCGCGACGAGGACTTCGCGGTCCTCTCGGGCGACGACGCGCTCACGCTCCCGATGCTCTCGGTCGGCGCGACCGGCACCATCTCGGTCTCGGCGAACATCGAGCCCGAGCGCACCTGCGCGATGGTCGGCGCGGCGCTGGCCGGCGACTACGAGCGCGCACAGGCGCTCCACCACGAACTCGGGCCGCTGTTCCGCGCGCTGTTCTGGGAGACCAACCCGATTCCGGTGAAGGAGGCGATGCGCATCCGGGGCTACAGCGAGGCCCACATGCGCTCGCCCCTGACCCGGCTCTCCGAGGAGTACGTCGAGCCCCTGGCCGACATCCTCGACGAACTCGACTCGGACATGGTCCGAGAGGAACCGGCGGAGGTAGGAAACTGA
- a CDS encoding NAD-dependent epimerase/dehydratase family protein — translation MDVVIGTGPLGQAVARELTARGRLVRAVNSTGTGAFPGAVPVRAADICDHDEVAAALAGADVVYLSVDPAACRRARTVMTIVGSVIEAAAQSGATVAYCDTLAAYGPATDPYHEGMQPTAPGRWGRARADASETLLAAHAAGRIGAVVLRTSDLYGPGVRDSPYGQRIFGRLLDGKPALVLGDPDATHAVTYVEDAARALVTLAQEPATHGEVWHAPTPTAVSAREFVELVAGAAGVQPKLRRVPGWVALLAAPFSKRYRRLRELWYCYDEPHLVDDRKYVSTFGDVATPLEDGIERTVEWFRDGGRPAVVQPPPAAE, via the coding sequence ATGGACGTGGTCATCGGTACCGGCCCGCTCGGGCAGGCCGTCGCCCGCGAGCTCACGGCGCGGGGACGGCTCGTCAGGGCGGTGAACAGCACCGGCACGGGAGCGTTCCCGGGCGCCGTGCCGGTCAGGGCGGCAGACATCTGCGACCACGACGAGGTAGCAGCCGCGCTCGCGGGCGCGGACGTCGTCTATCTCTCTGTCGACCCGGCCGCCTGTCGGCGGGCACGCACCGTCATGACCATCGTGGGAAGCGTCATCGAGGCCGCTGCGCAGTCGGGGGCGACCGTCGCCTACTGCGACACCCTCGCGGCGTACGGGCCCGCGACGGACCCGTACCACGAGGGCATGCAGCCCACCGCACCCGGGCGCTGGGGCCGGGCGCGCGCCGACGCCAGCGAGACGCTGCTGGCGGCCCACGCGGCCGGGCGCATCGGCGCGGTCGTGCTCCGGACGAGCGACCTCTACGGCCCGGGCGTCCGCGACTCGCCGTACGGCCAGCGCATCTTCGGGCGGCTGCTCGACGGGAAGCCCGCGCTGGTCCTCGGCGACCCCGACGCGACCCACGCCGTGACCTACGTCGAGGACGCGGCGCGGGCACTCGTCACGCTGGCCCAGGAGCCGGCGACCCACGGAGAGGTCTGGCACGCGCCGACGCCGACCGCCGTGTCGGCCCGGGAGTTCGTCGAGCTCGTCGCCGGTGCGGCCGGCGTCCAGCCGAAGCTCCGGCGGGTCCCGGGCTGGGTCGCGCTGCTGGCCGCGCCGTTCTCGAAGCGGTACCGCCGGCTCCGCGAGCTCTGGTACTGCTACGACGAGCCCCACCTCGTCGACGACCGCAAGTACGTCTCGACGTTCGGGGACGTGGCGACGCCGCTGGAGGACGGCATCGAGCGGACCGTCGAGTGGTTCCGCGACGGCGGTCGGCCGGCCGTGGTCCAGCCGCCGCCGGCGGCCGAGTAG
- a CDS encoding M48 family metallopeptidase, with protein MRHTGLKLRMLFVGTILFAFYAAIAGVALAMFGTGIWPIVAVGTLLFVGFQYKFGKWAALRSVGAEDLPEEQYPEIHRMVERLSDDMGIEKPKLKMARMGAPNAFATGRRGAGVVVVGVELMQVLDRDELEGVIAHELAHIRNRDVVTMVLGQSIAAIVGIAVQWGVILAGDNDFADFILGWIAGMVSQMLVMIFVLAISRYREYVADADAREHVGSGEPLARALEKIQSGNERVEDTRIDDSTAALCIFDSEKGLLRSLFATHPPVEKRIERLRN; from the coding sequence ATGAGACACACTGGTCTGAAGCTCAGGATGCTGTTCGTCGGGACCATCCTGTTCGCGTTCTACGCGGCCATCGCCGGGGTCGCCCTGGCGATGTTCGGGACAGGTATCTGGCCAATCGTGGCGGTCGGCACCCTCCTGTTCGTCGGCTTCCAGTACAAGTTCGGCAAGTGGGCGGCCCTGCGCAGCGTCGGCGCCGAGGACCTGCCCGAGGAGCAGTACCCGGAGATACACCGGATGGTGGAGCGACTCTCCGACGACATGGGCATCGAGAAGCCGAAACTGAAGATGGCCCGCATGGGCGCGCCGAACGCGTTCGCGACCGGTCGCCGTGGCGCCGGCGTCGTCGTCGTCGGGGTCGAGTTGATGCAGGTCCTCGACCGCGACGAACTGGAGGGCGTCATCGCCCACGAGCTCGCACACATCCGTAACCGCGACGTGGTGACGATGGTGCTCGGTCAGTCCATCGCCGCCATCGTGGGCATCGCCGTCCAGTGGGGGGTCATCCTCGCCGGCGACAACGACTTCGCCGACTTCATCCTCGGCTGGATCGCCGGGATGGTCTCGCAGATGCTCGTGATGATATTCGTCCTCGCCATCTCCCGGTACCGGGAGTACGTCGCGGACGCCGACGCACGCGAGCACGTCGGCAGCGGCGAACCCCTCGCCCGCGCCCTGGAGAAGATCCAGAGCGGGAACGAGCGCGTCGAGGACACCCGCATCGACGACAGCACGGCCGCCCTCTGCATCTTCGACAGCGAGAAGGGCCTGCTCCGGAGCCTGTTCGCGACCCACCCGCCCGTCGAGAAGCGCATCGAACGTCTCCGGAACTGA
- a CDS encoding zinc ribbon domain-containing protein → MARSPDPAPSTSASASDAGSATGESDSPATDAGEHPPDPGCPKCDSESVTTSQVSTTGSGLARFFDIKTRQFHVVTCEYCGYSEFYDEAQADEGTGIDAFLGRPEAGTR, encoded by the coding sequence ATGGCCCGCTCTCCAGACCCCGCGCCCTCCACCAGCGCCTCCGCCAGCGACGCCGGGTCGGCCACCGGCGAGTCCGACTCGCCAGCCACCGACGCCGGCGAGCACCCGCCAGACCCCGGCTGCCCGAAGTGCGATAGCGAGTCCGTCACCACGAGCCAGGTGTCCACGACCGGCTCCGGGCTCGCCCGGTTCTTCGACATCAAGACCCGGCAGTTCCACGTCGTCACCTGCGAGTACTGCGGCTACTCGGAGTTCTACGACGAGGCACAGGCCGACGAAGGGACCGGCATCGACGCCTTCCTCGGCCGCCCAGAGGCGGGAACCCGATAG
- the dapB gene encoding 4-hydroxy-tetrahydrodipicolinate reductase, with product MMVRLGVTGATGAMGREVLDAVADRTEFGSVVGFTASGVDDTVAGAEVVSDDDLADTLADREIDVVVDFTVPEATADYAAACAGSDTALVTGTTGLSAEQEAALDDASEAVPVLHAANFSKGIAVLRSLVREAAGALDDYDVELVEAHHNRKRDAPSGTANTLLDDVESVRGEEDRVHGREGEAPRSEGEVGVHALRAGNVTGMHEVWLAGGHEELRLSHRAESRGVFAEGALDAAQWLAGRDAGWYDFADVLEGDDE from the coding sequence CTGATGGTACGGCTCGGTGTCACCGGTGCGACCGGCGCGATGGGCCGGGAGGTACTCGACGCGGTCGCCGACCGCACCGAGTTCGGGTCGGTCGTCGGCTTCACCGCCTCCGGCGTGGACGACACGGTCGCGGGCGCCGAGGTCGTCTCGGACGACGACCTCGCCGACACCCTGGCGGACCGCGAGATCGACGTGGTCGTGGACTTCACCGTCCCCGAGGCCACCGCCGACTACGCCGCGGCCTGCGCCGGATCGGACACCGCACTGGTCACCGGGACGACCGGCCTCTCGGCCGAGCAGGAGGCGGCCCTCGACGACGCGAGCGAGGCCGTCCCGGTCCTGCACGCCGCGAACTTCTCGAAGGGCATCGCCGTGCTCCGCAGCCTCGTCCGCGAGGCGGCAGGGGCGCTCGACGACTACGACGTCGAGCTCGTCGAGGCCCACCACAACCGCAAGCGCGACGCCCCATCGGGCACCGCGAACACGCTGCTGGACGACGTCGAGTCCGTCCGCGGCGAGGAAGACCGCGTCCACGGCCGCGAGGGCGAGGCCCCGCGGTCGGAGGGCGAGGTCGGCGTCCACGCCCTGCGTGCCGGGAACGTCACCGGCATGCACGAGGTGTGGCTCGCCGGCGGCCACGAGGAACTGCGACTCAGTCACCGCGCCGAGTCCCGCGGCGTCTTCGCCGAGGGGGCACTCGACGCGGCCCAGTGGCTGGCCGGCCGCGACGCCGGCTGGTACGATTTTGCAGACGTTCTGGAGGGAGACGACGAATGA
- a CDS encoding M20 family metallopeptidase, which produces MGTAFDPIAFLDEAVRIESHEDVTEMRTFLVETLADHGVEAHVDDAGNTIATRGSGSPHVVLNTHIDTVPPHVPYERDDEAGIIRGRGSCDAKGPLAALLAGFLTADVDSDDGAGRVTLAISPDEETLSTGAAAMAFDDPDCFIVGEPTDLDVCTAAKGRFQGTITLTGENAHAAEPDSGINTISAVRAVIDAIATFDERPDAPPVHPQLGGPTLTPTMVEGGTATNQVPASTSIVVDRRSVPPETADGFHAALTEHLREYVPSEVGVEFALTDRDTPFLEAWDTDEDSAVVQALSEAADAETRHFTAATEASYFAKLAPTVVFGPGVLADEDGAVAHSPQEYVRIAEVDRAAEAVTDAIATLLS; this is translated from the coding sequence ATGGGGACAGCGTTCGACCCCATCGCGTTCCTCGACGAGGCGGTCCGCATCGAGTCCCACGAGGACGTGACCGAGATGCGCACGTTCCTGGTGGAGACGCTGGCCGACCACGGCGTCGAGGCACACGTCGACGACGCGGGCAACACCATCGCGACGCGCGGCAGTGGCAGTCCCCACGTCGTCCTGAACACGCACATCGACACGGTGCCCCCCCACGTCCCCTACGAGCGCGACGACGAGGCGGGCATCATCCGCGGGCGCGGCTCCTGCGACGCGAAGGGGCCACTCGCGGCGCTGCTGGCTGGCTTCCTGACGGCCGACGTGGATTCCGACGACGGCGCGGGTCGGGTCACCCTCGCCATCTCGCCCGACGAGGAGACGCTCTCGACCGGTGCAGCAGCCATGGCGTTCGACGACCCCGACTGCTTCATCGTCGGCGAACCGACCGACCTCGACGTCTGTACCGCCGCGAAGGGCCGGTTCCAGGGTACCATCACGCTCACCGGCGAGAACGCCCACGCCGCCGAGCCCGACTCCGGTATCAACACCATCAGCGCGGTCCGGGCGGTCATCGACGCCATCGCGACGTTCGACGAGCGACCCGACGCGCCGCCGGTCCACCCGCAACTCGGTGGCCCGACGCTCACGCCGACGATGGTCGAGGGCGGCACCGCGACCAACCAGGTGCCCGCGTCGACCAGCATCGTGGTCGACCGCCGGAGCGTCCCGCCGGAGACCGCCGACGGGTTCCACGCGGCGCTGACCGAACACCTCCGCGAGTACGTCCCGTCCGAGGTCGGCGTGGAGTTCGCGCTCACCGACCGGGACACCCCGTTCCTCGAGGCGTGGGACACCGACGAGGACAGCGCCGTGGTGCAGGCGCTGTCCGAGGCGGCCGACGCCGAGACGCGGCACTTCACGGCCGCGACCGAGGCCTCCTACTTCGCGAAGTTGGCCCCGACCGTGGTGTTCGGGCCCGGCGTGCTCGCGGACGAGGACGGCGCGGTCGCGCACTCGCCACAGGAGTACGTGCGCATCGCGGAGGTCGACCGCGCCGCCGAGGCGGTGACCGACGCCATCGCGACGCTCCTGTCCTGA
- a CDS encoding PUA domain-containing protein, with amino-acid sequence MTDSDAFDDAPELRTLADYQFGSGAGAALFPPTADLTVKRTSSGRPEQILAADGRLVSHGTDGRFTLGIAGGRRLHEALEAPTGRVVVGDDSEPFVRDGKNVFAKFVQDADADIRPGDEVLVVHYEGHLLGVGRAELSADAMLDFGSGMAVSVRDGAGDAE; translated from the coding sequence ATGACCGACTCCGACGCCTTCGACGACGCCCCCGAGTTGCGGACGCTGGCGGACTACCAGTTCGGCAGCGGTGCCGGGGCGGCGCTGTTCCCCCCGACGGCGGACCTGACGGTGAAACGGACCTCCTCCGGCCGACCAGAGCAGATACTCGCCGCGGATGGCCGGCTGGTCAGCCACGGGACCGACGGCCGGTTCACCCTCGGTATCGCGGGCGGCCGCCGCCTCCACGAGGCGCTCGAGGCCCCCACCGGCCGCGTGGTCGTCGGGGACGACAGCGAGCCCTTCGTCCGGGACGGGAAGAACGTGTTCGCGAAGTTCGTCCAGGACGCCGACGCCGACATCCGCCCCGGCGACGAGGTGCTCGTGGTCCACTACGAGGGCCACCTGCTCGGGGTCGGGCGAGCCGAGCTGTCGGCCGACGCGATGCTCGACTTCGGCTCCGGGATGGCCGTCAGCGTCCGTGACGGCGCCGGCGACGCCGAATAA
- a CDS encoding LabA-like NYN domain-containing protein: MTEIHPGQRVAMLVDAQNLYHTAQSIYTRNIDYSALLEKGVQGRTLTRAIAYVIRADSPDEESFFEALEDIGFEPKIKDIKTFADGSKKADWDVGMSLDAVTLASHNDTIILCTGDGDFSRLCSHLRHEGVRVEVMGFESSTADELVEATDRFIDLSERPDTFLL; encoded by the coding sequence ATGACCGAGATTCATCCGGGCCAACGCGTCGCCATGCTGGTCGACGCCCAGAACCTCTACCACACGGCCCAGAGCATCTACACCCGCAACATCGACTACTCCGCGCTCCTGGAGAAGGGCGTGCAGGGTCGGACCCTGACCCGTGCCATCGCGTACGTCATCCGGGCCGACTCACCGGACGAGGAGAGCTTCTTCGAGGCGCTGGAGGACATCGGCTTCGAGCCGAAGATAAAGGACATCAAGACGTTCGCGGACGGCTCGAAGAAGGCCGACTGGGACGTCGGCATGAGCCTCGACGCGGTCACGCTCGCCAGCCACAACGACACCATCATCCTCTGCACCGGCGACGGCGACTTCTCGCGGCTGTGCTCGCACCTGCGTCACGAGGGCGTCCGCGTCGAGGTGATGGGCTTCGAGTCCTCCACCGCGGACGAACTCGTCGAGGCGACCGACCGCTTCATCGACCTCTCCGAGCGCCCGGACACCTTCCTGCTGTAG
- a CDS encoding ABC transporter ATP-binding protein: MSAITVSGLTKDYGEVLANDDVSFSVAEGEVFGYLGPNGAGKTTTIRTLMGFQSPTAGTATLLGADVRDEAALIEAKQRIGYLPANPGFDAQSTGRQILDLHASIKGDSRRDDLLEIFDPPLDRKVREYSTGNKQKLGLVQAFMHDPDLVIMDEPTSGLDPLMQQRFNEFVRAEKERGTTVFLSSHVLGEVRQICDRVGIIREGRMVTVETVADLLGRSGKSVLVRVAGEVDAESIALDGIHDLTVRPLERVASEAVVGDGGGEVATATELTFTFTGDVNDLVDLVDGYDLLELDVEEAPLEDVFMRFYGDDDV; this comes from the coding sequence ATGAGCGCGATAACGGTGTCCGGCCTGACCAAGGACTACGGCGAGGTACTCGCCAACGACGACGTCTCGTTCTCCGTGGCGGAGGGCGAGGTCTTCGGGTATCTCGGTCCCAACGGGGCCGGCAAGACGACCACCATCCGGACCCTGATGGGGTTCCAGTCACCCACGGCCGGGACCGCCACGCTCCTCGGCGCCGACGTACGCGACGAAGCGGCCCTCATCGAGGCCAAGCAGCGCATCGGCTACCTGCCGGCGAACCCCGGCTTCGACGCGCAGTCGACGGGGCGACAGATACTCGACCTGCACGCCAGCATCAAGGGCGACAGCCGCCGCGACGACCTGCTCGAGATATTCGACCCGCCCCTCGACCGCAAGGTCCGCGAGTACTCGACCGGGAACAAGCAGAAGCTCGGGCTCGTCCAGGCGTTCATGCACGACCCCGACCTCGTCATCATGGACGAGCCGACCTCCGGGCTGGACCCGCTGATGCAACAGCGCTTCAACGAGTTCGTCCGCGCCGAGAAGGAGCGCGGGACCACCGTGTTCCTCTCCTCGCACGTCCTCGGCGAGGTCCGCCAGATCTGCGACCGCGTCGGCATCATCCGCGAGGGTCGCATGGTGACCGTCGAGACCGTCGCCGACCTGCTCGGGCGCTCGGGCAAGTCGGTCCTCGTCCGGGTCGCCGGCGAGGTCGACGCCGAGTCCATCGCACTCGACGGAATCCACGACCTCACGGTCCGACCCCTCGAACGCGTCGCCAGCGAGGCGGTCGTCGGTGACGGCGGCGGTGAGGTCGCCACCGCCACGGAACTCACGTTCACCTTCACGGGCGACGTGAACGACCTCGTCGACCTCGTCGACGGCTACGACCTGCTCGAACTTGACGTGGAGGAGGCACCACTCGAAGACGTGTTCATGCGGTTCTACGGTGACGACGATGTTTGA
- a CDS encoding nascent polypeptide-associated complex protein, translating to MFGGGGGMNPRKMKQMMKQMGIDVEEVDAEEVIIRTEEYDLVFEDAQVTKMDARGQETYQVVGTPEERERGAAGAVESADADEGDAAEAADSAIPEADIEIVVTRTGASKEEARKALEDNDGDLAAAVSQLE from the coding sequence ATGTTCGGAGGAGGCGGCGGGATGAACCCGCGCAAGATGAAGCAGATGATGAAGCAGATGGGTATCGACGTCGAGGAGGTCGACGCCGAGGAGGTCATCATCCGCACCGAGGAGTACGACCTCGTCTTCGAGGACGCCCAGGTGACCAAGATGGACGCCCGCGGCCAGGAGACCTACCAGGTCGTCGGGACACCCGAGGAGCGCGAACGCGGCGCGGCGGGCGCCGTCGAGAGCGCCGACGCCGACGAGGGCGACGCGGCCGAGGCGGCCGACTCCGCCATCCCGGAGGCCGACATCGAGATCGTCGTCACCCGGACCGGCGCCAGCAAGGAGGAGGCCCGGAAGGCGCTGGAGGACAACGACGGCGACCTCGCGGCTGCCGTCAGCCAGCTAGAGTGA